Proteins co-encoded in one Nitrospiraceae bacterium genomic window:
- a CDS encoding Rne/Rng family ribonuclease, with protein MSMEIAISVAREETRVAVIDGGVVTDLFGDRAKQKDFVGNVYKGKVAKVLPGMQAAFVDIGLDKAAFLHVSDLSLDSEPGDTLVDTDEDDDKDADMLRPRRQSSKPIEQLVSEGQELMVQISKGPIGTKGPRVTTYVSFPGRYLVFMPNVEHIGVSRRIARDEERGRLKDIMKRVRHPGCGYIVRTVSEGVKEDELRSDVEFLHVLWQDILAKRAQLAAPALLHADLSLSFRVVRDLFGKKVDRLWIDSRQEYEAVRDFVQRFSPEQTSRIHYYDKEESLFDHLGVEQELTRALSRKVWLKSGGYLVIDHTEAMTVIDVNTGRFVGKRDQEETILRNNLEAAKEVAYQIRLRGIGGIIIVDFIDMEREKNRDKVYHALVDAMAADKARTRISRISDLGLIEISRERVREDLLRSLSEPCHYCEGRGYTKSPTTVAYEIFREIRRIGKGAEQQRIVIGAHPTVAGLLQDEERQGIETLERDCSAKMIVMPDERLHLEQYDLTVV; from the coding sequence ATGAGTATGGAAATTGCGATTTCGGTCGCACGAGAAGAAACCCGTGTAGCTGTCATAGACGGCGGAGTGGTGACGGACCTCTTCGGGGATCGTGCCAAGCAAAAAGACTTTGTTGGGAATGTGTACAAGGGCAAGGTAGCAAAGGTGTTGCCTGGCATGCAGGCAGCGTTTGTGGATATCGGTCTCGACAAGGCCGCCTTTCTGCATGTCTCCGATTTGTCGTTGGATTCCGAGCCGGGCGATACCTTGGTGGACACAGATGAAGATGACGACAAGGACGCGGATATGCTACGGCCCCGCCGGCAGAGCTCGAAACCCATCGAGCAGTTGGTGAGCGAAGGGCAAGAGCTGATGGTCCAAATCTCAAAAGGCCCAATCGGCACAAAAGGACCCCGGGTCACGACCTATGTCTCGTTCCCGGGACGGTATCTCGTCTTTATGCCCAACGTGGAGCATATCGGAGTGTCACGACGGATTGCGCGAGACGAGGAACGGGGACGGCTCAAAGACATCATGAAACGAGTACGTCATCCGGGGTGTGGCTATATTGTGCGAACGGTGAGTGAAGGGGTCAAGGAAGATGAGCTGCGATCCGACGTGGAATTCTTACACGTGCTGTGGCAGGACATTCTGGCCAAGCGGGCTCAGTTAGCTGCGCCGGCATTGCTCCATGCCGATTTAAGTCTTAGTTTTCGCGTCGTGCGCGATCTGTTTGGAAAGAAGGTCGACCGCTTGTGGATCGATTCCAGACAGGAGTATGAAGCGGTGCGTGATTTCGTTCAGCGATTCTCACCGGAACAGACCTCCCGCATCCATTACTATGATAAGGAGGAGAGTCTGTTCGATCATCTCGGTGTCGAACAAGAGCTCACGCGCGCCCTCAGCCGGAAAGTGTGGCTGAAATCAGGCGGCTACCTCGTGATCGATCATACCGAAGCTATGACGGTGATCGACGTCAATACCGGCCGGTTTGTTGGAAAGCGAGACCAAGAAGAAACCATCCTTCGAAACAATCTGGAGGCGGCCAAGGAGGTAGCCTATCAGATCAGGTTGCGGGGGATCGGTGGCATTATCATCGTCGACTTCATCGACATGGAACGAGAAAAAAACCGCGACAAAGTCTATCACGCGTTGGTCGACGCCATGGCGGCGGACAAGGCGAGGACGAGGATTTCGAGAATTTCTGATCTGGGATTGATCGAAATCTCACGGGAACGCGTGCGCGAGGATCTGCTTCGCTCATTGTCGGAGCCTTGTCATTATTGCGAAGGGCGGGGGTATACCAAGTCTCCGACGACCGTGGCGTATGAAATTTTCCGAGAGATTCGCCGAATCGGGAAGGGAGCGGAACAGCAGCGGATCGTGATCGGAGCGCATCCGACCGTTGCAGGATTACTCCAAGATGAAGAACGTCAGGGAATCGAGACTCTCGAACGGGACTGTTCGGCGAAAATGATCGTGATGCCGGATGAACGGCTTCATCTGGAACAGTATGACTTAACGGTGGTCTAA
- the dprA gene encoding DNA-processing protein DprA, which produces MNRTSLESWLWLRAIEGVGDATVLKLVQQWKTPEAVCAASIDELMEGGCSLQLAAAIHKGPDTHSRRRIDREWTAIERHRTRMLSVLDRDYPVRLKMIPDPPPLLYVAGTLTDEDRLAVAIVGARRASPSGRLVTEELSRDLAATGVTIISGLARGVDAAAHRGALNANGRTIAVLGCGIDRTYPPEHDRLRKQIEEHGAVLSELPMGTSPHSHHFPRRNRIISGLSLGVIVTEAAMNSGSLITARLAADQGREVFAVPGHVKEETSRGTNSLLKDGAGLVEQAQDVLHVLMPQLDPELRVKLHDSVPLKKTVDHLGKEEALVYDALSYIPASVDIVIEQTGLHASAVVTALLSLELQQRVRQLPGQRYLKT; this is translated from the coding sequence ATGAACCGAACTTCATTGGAATCCTGGCTCTGGTTGCGAGCCATCGAAGGGGTGGGAGATGCGACAGTGCTCAAACTTGTCCAGCAGTGGAAGACTCCAGAAGCCGTATGTGCAGCGTCAATCGATGAACTGATGGAAGGAGGGTGCAGTCTCCAACTGGCCGCGGCCATTCACAAGGGACCTGATACGCACAGTCGACGGAGGATCGATCGCGAGTGGACGGCTATCGAACGGCATCGTACACGGATGCTTAGCGTCTTGGATCGAGACTATCCTGTTCGACTGAAGATGATCCCGGACCCGCCGCCCCTCCTGTATGTCGCCGGGACCTTGACTGACGAAGATAGACTGGCCGTGGCGATCGTCGGTGCGCGCAGAGCTTCGCCTTCTGGTCGGCTCGTGACGGAAGAGCTGAGCCGCGATCTTGCTGCGACAGGCGTCACGATCATCAGTGGATTGGCCCGTGGTGTTGATGCAGCGGCGCACCGAGGTGCGTTAAACGCGAATGGGCGCACCATCGCCGTCCTCGGGTGTGGAATTGACCGTACCTATCCGCCGGAGCATGATCGCCTTCGGAAACAAATCGAAGAACACGGTGCCGTCCTGTCTGAACTTCCGATGGGCACGTCGCCCCACAGTCATCATTTTCCGCGCCGTAACCGCATCATCAGCGGATTGTCCTTGGGCGTGATCGTGACCGAGGCCGCGATGAACAGTGGGTCGTTGATCACGGCGAGGTTAGCTGCGGACCAGGGGCGGGAAGTGTTTGCGGTGCCCGGTCACGTGAAGGAAGAGACAAGTCGAGGAACGAATAGCTTGCTGAAAGATGGAGCTGGATTGGTCGAGCAGGCGCAGGATGTGTTACATGTATTGATGCCGCAGTTGGACCCGGAGCTCCGGGTGAAACTGCACGATTCGGTGCCGCTCAAGAAAACCGTTGATCACTTGGGAAAAGAGGAAGCGCTCGTGTATGATGCTCTCTCGTATATCCCAGCCTCAGTGGATATTGTAATTGAACAGACAGGCCTCCACGCGTCAGCAGTGGTCACTGCGCTCTTATCGCTCGAACTACAACAGCGAGTGCGTCAGCTGCCGGGGCAACGCTACCTGAAGACCTAG